Within Mycobacterium heckeshornense, the genomic segment CGGTGACCGGTCCGATGCCGGGGAAACTGGTGAAGATCGGGGTGTCCGGGTGCGCCTCGAGCAGTTCGCCCAGTCGTTTGTCATGGGCTCGCAAATGGGTGTTGAGTAGAGCCAGTTGTTCGGTGAATGCTTTGGCCGCCAACGCTTTGCCAGCAACGGTGCCGTCGCTCGCCGATAGCAGATGCGGCTGCATCCGGGCGACAAGTGTCTCGGGTTTGTGCCGGCCACTGTAGCCGTGCCGGGACGTGAACGCGCCCATCCGCGCAGCGGTGATCCGGCCCGCCTGCACGGGAGTGGGATAGCTGCGGATGAAGGACAGGGTGATGTCCCGGTCCAGTGCAGAAAACAGGTGCAACGGGCACGGATGATAGGCATCCAAGATTGACCGCAGTCGATTCTCGGTGTCCACCTGCATATCCAGGATGCGTTGACGATCGCGGCTCACTGCGGTCAGCTCCGCTAGAAGCGGCGACGGAACGGCCAACGGCCGCCACTGGGCATACTGGTGACGCAACGTATCGGCCAACACATAGGCATCGAATTCGTCGGACTTGGCGGCCGCCATCCGATAGCGTTCGCGTGCTCGCGCCGAGATTTTCGGTGACACGCAATAAATTTCGGCATCGCAGTGGTGCTGGAGATATTCGACCAGTAGCCCTTCGGCCCGCTCGATCGCGATCCGGACCGCACCGGTGAACGAAGCAATCAACCCGACCAGGACGGCCAGACCATCGACGGTGTGAGCGACCTTGCGACTGAGCAGCTGCTGGCCGGTGCCATCCAGCACACACAGGTGATGGAAGCGCCCGCCCCAGTCGATCCCACACCAGAAGCTGTTCGGCCGTTGCAGAGTACTCTGATTCATTGCACTTGGATCCCTTTCAATGTGAAAGGTTCACCCTGCGATCGCGAGGCCTGCCCGGAACCTCATCTCGGCACTCACCGCCCACAGCGGTGGCGCTGCTCTCGCTGGCCGGTCCACGCCCCGCAGCCACCACGGGCGGACAGGTCTGCATGTGGACCTCGAAGGTGACGCGTTTGCGTGGGCCCTGCCCGTGGTGGTGCAGGTGAACGCCGAGACCATCCCGGCCGATCCATTGTTAATAGATGAGGTTTGGATCACGGTATCGGGGAAGATCGAGCGGATCGCATCAGGCAAGCCGGTCAGCCCGTCGCAGCAGGCGATGAGGATGTCGCGTACTCCGCGGTTGCGCAGGTCGATGATGACCTTCTGCCAAAACCGTGCGCCCTCGCTGTCTTGGATCCAGCAGCCCAGGGCGTGTTTACGCCCGTCGAGGTCCACGCCGATGGCCAGATAGGCCACCTTGGTGCCCACCACCCCGTTGTCGGCGATGCGCAGCCGCAGCCCGTCGATATACAGGATCGGGTAGACCTCATCGAGTGGGCGCGATTGCCAGGCCTTGATCTCATCGACCACCACCTCGGTGATATTGGAGATCAATTCTCGTGACACCTTGGCTCCGTACACCTCGGCCAGATGTGCCTCGATATCGCGGCTCTTCAATTTTAAAGGGGCAGTTGTGATTTCGCTCTCATAGGGCGTGTCGTTGCATGGGGAGGCCCTCGGCCTTCTGAAGTCTGAAGTTTGCGGATTTCAGGCGGAAGAAGGGACCGAGGGCCGTGTCTGACGGTACGACATTGTTGTTTGGGTTGCCAGGAGTACGGGTTGAGCGTGTCGAGCGGGACGTCGACGGGACCCGTGTGGTTCATGTGGTCACCGCCGACGAAGCGGCGGCGGCGTGCCCGGGGTGTGGGGTGGTGTCCAGGTCGGTGAAGGAGCTGGTGAGCACCTCGCCGCGCGATATTCCCTATGGTGAGGACCCGATCACGGTGCGCTGGCACAAGACCCGCTGGCGCTGCCGGGAGGACTACTGCGAGAAGTCCTCGTTCACAGAGGCCATCGCGCAGGTGCCGGCGCGGGCCCGGGCCACCACACGGTTGCGTACCGCGATCGGTGCGGCGATCGGCGATGCCGGGCGGGCGGTGGCCGAGGTCGCGGCCGCCCACGGGGTACCCTGGCCGACCGCGCACCGCGCGTTCGTCGCGCACGCCGAGGAACGGCTATGCGAACCCGCGCCGGTGGCAGTGCTCGGTATCGACGAGACCCGCCGCGGCAAACCCCGCTGGGAGCAGTGCGCCACGACAGGGCGGTGGGTGCGGGTTGACCCGTGGGACACCGGATTCGTCGATTTAGCCGGAGATCAGGGCTTGTTGGGGCAGCGCGAGGGCCGCACCGGTGCTGCGGTGATCGACTGGCTGGCCGAGCGCAGCCAGGAGTTCCGCGAGGCCGTTCAGTTCGTGGCGATCGACCCGGCCGCGGTCTACGCCACGGCGATCCGCACACCGGGGTTGCTGCCCAATGCCACCCTGCTGGTCGATCACTTCCACCTGGTGAAACTCGGCAACGATGCGTTGACCAAGGTGCGCCGCCGGGTGACCTGGGATCTGCGGGATCGCCGCGGCGGCAAACTCGACCCGGAATGGGCCCACCGCCGGCGCCTGCTGACCGCGTGGGAACGCTTGTCGGACAAGAATTTCGCCACGATGTGGAACGCGATCGTGGCCGAAGACGACACCGGCCAGATCCTGTCGGCGTGGATCGCCAAGGAAGAACCGCGCACCCTGCTGTCCACCGTGCACGCCGGCGGCGATGCGCACCTGACCCGGCATCGGCTGCACCGCTTCCTGGCCTGGTGCATCGACTCGCAGATCCCTGAGCTGCTCACCCTGGCCGCCACCGTCGACACCTGGTGGCCCGAGATCAACGCCTTCATCGCCACCGGTATCACCAACGCCCGCACCGAGGGCTACAACCGGCTCGTCAAACAGGTCAAACGCGCCGCGTGCGGATTCCGGAATCAAGACAATTCGGCACGCCGGATACGATTTCACTGCACCCGCAAACAGCGGGCCGCAACCCAGACGTCATGCTGATTGCCCGGTCAAAATCGAAGAGCCCTCAAAAGTGCCGTTGCGGTCGCGCGGCACCGCGATATCCACCGGGCCGTTGACCGTGGTCACCGTCTTCGGTGAAGACCCATTGCGAGAATTGCCCGACCCGCGGCCGGCCGGGTCACCGGATTCATACCCCAAATGGTGGGTCATTTCGGTCTGCAAGGCCCGCTCGAGCACCGCCTTGGTCAACTCGGTCAGCAAACCGTCCGCCCCGTCGATCGGGGTCCCCGATTTCACCGCGTCCTTGATCAGCGAATCCAGGGTCTCGGCCGAAAACGTCTCCGCCAGCCGGCGAGCCGCCGACTTCTCCTTGCCCGCCGACTCCATGAGCTTCGTCACAAAACACTCCTTCTGTCCGCCCGAACGGCGGTCCGATGATGGACCACCCCGGACTTACACAGATGGAATGACACGCCCCGCCCTGCGGCCTCGCTGCGGTTACGCCGCAGACCTTCTCCGCAGCCTCCCCAGACACGGGTTTCACCGGCCCGGAAAGTTCCCTCGGCTTCCTACACACCTCGGGATGCGCCGCTCCCGACCCACATCCACCAGATTCGAGCCGGTATAGCGTTGAGAGGCTTTAAAACATCGGTTCCTCGCGTACTCCTTTCGATCTCGCTCACCGGACCCGCACCATCTGGCAGTACTGACACGCCCCGGCTTTGTCAGGGCTGCTCCCACCCCCACCGGCACCTCCCGGCTCGAGCTGCCCTCAGCTCCAATCGGGCCGCTGCGACGATCCGACGGCAAAGGTCTCTCACCTCCACTCAAATCACAGCGCCTCACGGCGCACGAAGCCGGTGCTCAATGCGTTTGCGATCACCTTCAACGGCCGGATCACCCCGACCGGAAACTAACCGATACCAAGGTCAGCTCCGCCGTTAATCGGACAGTCCCGCGGTCGGACCATGGAGGACCACGCTCTACACGAAAGGCGGGCCGTGGCCAGCGGTGGTGTCGGCGACAAGTCTGCGGGCATCTTCGAGGATTCGTCTTGCTTCGTCGTTCTGCCGCTGGAAATAGTCTTGCGGTATTGGAATCCTCGGCCAGGGCGCCACTACCGACATGACCGGCACGACGACGTGCATAAGCGTCAGTGGAACATTACGTTGCGCAGCATCGCGGGCTGCCCACTTGACCGCTGCGATTGAGCGAGCCGATCGGTCGACACCAACGCAAAATGCCACGATGCGTTTCGTGGCAGGACATTGCTTTCTCCTGTTTGGATAGCAAGAGCAGTTTCACGCACTACCGTGGGGCGACCTACACAGAAGGCCACGTCGCAATGGTTACCGATTTGCTAGCCTAACGGCCCTACACCCGGAGTGTTCGATGCGGAATCTGAGGTCAGCAAGACATCGATCCGCAACGAGTTATCTGGGGGGCAGAACCCCGGAGCGATATGTGACGTTCAGGCGTTTACATCGGGCCAAAAGTCCCTTACCACAACGCCGTAGAGGAAACTGGGATGGGTACTAGCTCCACCGTAAATGACGAGGAGTGGCTGTGTTGGCACATATTAAGCAGGTTGTTGCTTTTGGAATTGCCCTTATCGGCTTGGAGTGGGCAACCATTGCCAGCCCGGCGTTACTGCTCGCGCAACCACCCCGCCATCCGCACGTCGCCAACGTCACCTGCCCCGAAATCGCGGGGATCAACTACATTCCGGACCCCGATGACTCCAATGCGTACTACCTCTGCGTCGATGGGTTGCTGCGCAACCGCTACCAATGTCCCCGTGCAACGAAACTGGCCATGACGACGCCGCCCAAGTGTGTCCGCTTCCCGCATCCAATGCCATAGATCCGCACGCACCGGTACTGGGTTCGGTGATCTCTCAGCCGTCCGAGTCAGGCGTCAGGCTGCCGCCACAACTGCGGCGGCGCCCCGCTCGCTGAACCCTGTACCCACCACAGCGCTTCGACAATGGCAGCACCAAGAACACCGATCCCGAGCGCGGTGGCGGTCAACGCGATGTTAGAGGGTTCCAGCATGAACTGGTCGCGGGCCAACGGGATGCTGAAAATCAGCACGTATGCGGCGCCGGAGAACGCCACCAGCACCACCCGCCACCAGGTGTAGGGCCGAGCCACGACAGCCAGCACCCACACCGCGATCACCAACAAGGTGATCAACGCCGACGTCGATGCCTGCATCTGCTGGGCGGGGGTGGCCGAAGGCCCCCGGAAAGCCAACAGATAGCAGACGAAGGTCGCGACACCGGCCACTGCGCCGTTGGGCACCGCGGCTGTTATCACCCGGCGGACGAAACCTGGTTGTGCGCGCTCGATGTTGGGCGCCAGCGACAGGATGAACGCGGGGATTCCGATAGTGAACCAGGCGGCGGTCGTCACCTGGATCGGTTGAAACGGAAACGTCAACGTCTTGATGCCGAATGCGTCAGCGCTCAGGCCGGTTATGCCGATCAACAATGCCAGCAGTACCGAGTACACGGTCTTGGTCAAAAACAGATTCGATACTCGTTCGATATTGCCGATCACACGCCGGCCTTCACCCACCACATACGGCAATGTGGAAAATTTGTTGTCCAACAATACAATTTGAGCAACCGCTCGCGCTGCCGAGCTGCCGGCTCCCATTGCGACGCCGATGTCGGCGTCTTTGAGGGCCAGCACGTCGTTGACGCCGTCACCGGTCATCGCGACCGTGTTGCCGCGGGATTGCAAGGCGCGCACCATCGCGCGTTTCTGGTCGGGTCGGACTCGCCCGAAGGTGGAGTACTTCTCGAGCGTGTCGGCCAGTTCTTCAGGATTGGTGGGCAGCTGGCGCGCGTCGAGTGTCTGCCCCGACAGGCCGAGCGCCGACGCCACGGCGCCTACTGAGATGGCGTTGTCACCCGAGATGATTTTGATCGAAACTCTTTGTGCAGCAAAGTAATCCAACGTCTGACGGGCGTCGGGCCGAACCCGCTGCTCCAGCATGATCAGAGCAGCCGGGACGACGCGGCCGGGCGCGTCAGGATGGTCGACCGGCAGGTCGGTGCTGCCCAGGAGCAGCACCCTTAGCCCACGCGATCCGGCCTCTTCGGCCTGCTTGGCGACGGCTGAGGACGGGTCTAGCAGTACGTCGGGTGCCCCGAGAACCCAGTTGCCGTGCCCGCGATAGGACACTCCGCTCCATTTCGTGGCGGACTTGAACGGAGCCCGCGCCGTGGCGGTCCACCCGGGAGGGTTTCGGTAGGCCTCGGCGATGGCCCGGATGCTGGCGTTGGGGCGGGCATCGTCGGCGGCCATCGACGCCAGTGCGTCGATGACCACGCCTATGTTCGGTGCCGCGTCAAGCCGCTGCAGGTCGGCGACCTGCATCCGGTTTTCGGTCAGCGTGCCGGTCTTGTCTGCGCACACGACATTGACCCGGGCCAGGCCCTCGATCGCCGGCAACTCCTGCACCAGGCATTGGTGCCGCCCGAGGCGCACCACGCCCACCGCGAACGCGATCGACGTCATCAGCACCAGTCCTTCGGGAACCATTGGCACCAGTGCGCCCACCATGCGCAGCACCGACTCCCGCCAGCCGGTGTGGGTGGTAAACAGCTGGGTGTAGATGATCAACAGCCCGGCTGGAATCAGCAGATACGTAATGAACTGCAGGATCTTGTTGATTCCGGCGCGCAGTTCGGAGCGCACGAGGGTGAACTTGGTCGCCGCTTGAGTAAGCCGGGCCGCGTAGGCATCACGCCCCACCTTCGTGGCCCGATAGGCGCCGGTCCCGGCGACGACGAAGCTGCCGGACATCACCGCATCGCCGGTGTCCTTCAGTACAGGATCGGCCTCGCCGGTGAGTAGTGACTCGTCGACCTCCAGGCCGGACCCCTCGACTACTTCGCCGTCGACGACGATCTGGTCGCCCGGCCCCAGCTCGATGATGTCGTCGAGCACCACCTGGTTGGGCGGCAGTTCCTGTGTGCGATTGGCCCGGCGCACCAGTGGTTTGGCTTGTCCGACGATCGCGAGTTTGTCCAGCGTCTGCTTGGCCCGTATTTCCTGCACCATGCCGATCACGCTGTTGGCGATGATCAATAGCCCGAACAGGCCGTTGATCAGCGAACCGGTCGCGAGCACAATCGCGAACAGCACACCCAGAATCGCGTTGATCCGGGTGAGGACGTTTGCCCGGACGATGTCTGCTATGCTGCGCGTCGCCCGGCTGGGAACGTCATTGGTCTTGCCGTCGGCAACCCGCTGGGCCACTTCAGCGTCGGTGAGCCCGGTGACCAGCGACGTCGACATGAATCGCAAGCCTATCGAGCAAGCCGGCTAACCTGTCTCTTCCGAGGCCAAAAGTCACTTATGACTGCTGGCATCGGCCTCTGGTCGACCGGCAGGACCGTTGTCAGGATGGCGGGGTGCGACGCCAACACCACGAGTGGGTTTCCCCGTCCGCTCTCGATCCGGAAGAGACGGCCGATCTGCTGCTGCGTGATCTGCGCAGCACGCCAAAAGGGCTCTCGGACACCGAAGCGAAGCGGCGCCTGTTGCAGCACGGGCCGAACGAATTACAGCGTCGCCGCGGCCGGGAATGGCCCCACGCGCTGGTCCGCCAGCTCACTCACCCACTGGCGCTGCTGTTGTGGCTGGCCGCCGGGCTGCTGGTGATCGTCGGGTCACATGTGGTGGCGGCCGCGGTGGTGCTGATCATCATGCTGAACGCCGCCTTCTCCTTCGTGCAGGAACTGCAGGCCGAACGGGCGGTGGAGGCACTGGCCAAATATCTACCGCAACGGGCCAAGGCCGTTCGCAACGGCGCCATCACCGAAATCGATGCAACGCACCTGGTTCCGGGCGACATCGTGGTCATCGAGGAGGGGGACCGCGTTGCCGCCGACATTCGGTTGCTCACGGGTGCGATCGAGGTTGATATGTCGGCGCTGACCGGCGAATCGGTGCCTACACTGCGGTCCGCGGCGATGGTCGACGTAAACGTGCCGCTGCTGAGCGCACATGAGTTGGTGTTCAGCGGAACCAGTTGCACCGGCGGGGAGGCCAGGGGAGTCGCATTTGCCACCGGCATGGCCACCGAGATCGGCCGGATCGCGGCGCTGTCGGAGCGCGTCAAACCCGATCCGAGCCCGCTGGAACGTCAAGTGAGGCGGGCGGCCTGGCTGATCGCCGCGGTGTCGGTCATGCTGGCGCTGTCGTTCATCCCGGTAGCCACAATTGCGGCGCATCTGACCTTGATCAACTCGTTGGTGTTCGCGGCCGGCCTGCTGGCCGGCATGGTGCCCGAGGGATTGTTGCCGGTGATCACCCTGGCATTGGCGGTGGCGGTGCGGGCATTGGCGAATCGCGGTGCACTGGTGAAACGACTCTCCGCGGTGGAGACCCTCGGATCCACCGACGTGATCTGTACCGACAAGACCGGCACCCTGACCCAGAACCGGATGACCCCTGTTGCGGCATGGACAATGTCGGGCCGGGTCGATCTCGACACCGACCATCCCGACAGCCGGGTGAACACCCAGTCGCCGACGCTCGAGTCACTAGGCCGCATCGCAGCGAGCTGCAACAACGCTCGCGTCGACGACGCTAAGGGCCCACTCGGCGACCCCACCGAGATCGCGGTGCTCTCGGCGGCCCGCTTTCTGGGCGCCGAGACGGATGCAGCCGCACGAGAAGCCCACCGGCGCTGGCAATTTCACTTCGACCCCGAAGAGAAGCTGATGTCGACGATCGACCGTGCCGGCGACGGGTCGTCCATCGTGCACACCAAAGGAGCGCCTGAGACGCTGCTGCCGCGGTGCAGCCACATCCTCGACAGTGACGGTCAACCGCAGCCGCTCGACGAACCGCAGCGGCGCCGCGTAGA encodes:
- a CDS encoding cation-translocating P-type ATPase, with the translated sequence MRRQHHEWVSPSALDPEETADLLLRDLRSTPKGLSDTEAKRRLLQHGPNELQRRRGREWPHALVRQLTHPLALLLWLAAGLLVIVGSHVVAAAVVLIIMLNAAFSFVQELQAERAVEALAKYLPQRAKAVRNGAITEIDATHLVPGDIVVIEEGDRVAADIRLLTGAIEVDMSALTGESVPTLRSAAMVDVNVPLLSAHELVFSGTSCTGGEARGVAFATGMATEIGRIAALSERVKPDPSPLERQVRRAAWLIAAVSVMLALSFIPVATIAAHLTLINSLVFAAGLLAGMVPEGLLPVITLALAVAVRALANRGALVKRLSAVETLGSTDVICTDKTGTLTQNRMTPVAAWTMSGRVDLDTDHPDSRVNTQSPTLESLGRIAASCNNARVDDAKGPLGDPTEIAVLSAARFLGAETDAAAREAHRRWQFHFDPEEKLMSTIDRAGDGSSIVHTKGAPETLLPRCSHILDSDGQPQPLDEPQRRRVEDAVNTFAGEGLRVLGFAERRLPPKTRPPHRRATAEQDLCLTGLIAMVDPPRPGVVEAVARCRTAGIRIIVITGDHPLTAAAIAERIGITGPHPTVVTAEQFEQLDENQLARLIREQPELIFARASPEAKLHIAEALRSEGHVVAMTGDGVNDAPALRRADIGVAMGLSGTDVAREAATMVLTDDDFKSIVTAVQAGRRIYDNVRKFITYIFAHAVPEVAAFLLFALSGGLVPIPLTILQILAFDVGSETLPALSLSREPAEPGIMERPPRPRNEGVIRVPMLVRAWLFLGVLVTTLSLGGFFYVLLKAGWHPGASTDVGTPLHRAYRQATTMTFLGMITGQIGTAFAVRTQRASLWSVGVFSNKYLLAGIAAEIVLAAVFVYTPPLQALLGTEALPPTDLLVLLPFPLVVWGADEFRRYVVRRLRKSAPAPIRRHAADPASTVSPGMSADSLQAPSQHRSGTVR
- a CDS encoding universal stress protein; amino-acid sequence: MAFCVGVDRSARSIAAVKWAARDAAQRNVPLTLMHVVVPVMSVVAPWPRIPIPQDYFQRQNDEARRILEDARRLVADTTAGHGPPFV
- a CDS encoding cation-translocating P-type ATPase, translated to MSTSLVTGLTDAEVAQRVADGKTNDVPSRATRSIADIVRANVLTRINAILGVLFAIVLATGSLINGLFGLLIIANSVIGMVQEIRAKQTLDKLAIVGQAKPLVRRANRTQELPPNQVVLDDIIELGPGDQIVVDGEVVEGSGLEVDESLLTGEADPVLKDTGDAVMSGSFVVAGTGAYRATKVGRDAYAARLTQAATKFTLVRSELRAGINKILQFITYLLIPAGLLIIYTQLFTTHTGWRESVLRMVGALVPMVPEGLVLMTSIAFAVGVVRLGRHQCLVQELPAIEGLARVNVVCADKTGTLTENRMQVADLQRLDAAPNIGVVIDALASMAADDARPNASIRAIAEAYRNPPGWTATARAPFKSATKWSGVSYRGHGNWVLGAPDVLLDPSSAVAKQAEEAGSRGLRVLLLGSTDLPVDHPDAPGRVVPAALIMLEQRVRPDARQTLDYFAAQRVSIKIISGDNAISVGAVASALGLSGQTLDARQLPTNPEELADTLEKYSTFGRVRPDQKRAMVRALQSRGNTVAMTGDGVNDVLALKDADIGVAMGAGSSAARAVAQIVLLDNKFSTLPYVVGEGRRVIGNIERVSNLFLTKTVYSVLLALLIGITGLSADAFGIKTLTFPFQPIQVTTAAWFTIGIPAFILSLAPNIERAQPGFVRRVITAAVPNGAVAGVATFVCYLLAFRGPSATPAQQMQASTSALITLLVIAVWVLAVVARPYTWWRVVLVAFSGAAYVLIFSIPLARDQFMLEPSNIALTATALGIGVLGAAIVEALWWVQGSASGAPPQLWRQPDA
- a CDS encoding IS110 family transposase; this translates as MNQSTLQRPNSFWCGIDWGGRFHHLCVLDGTGQQLLSRKVAHTVDGLAVLVGLIASFTGAVRIAIERAEGLLVEYLQHHCDAEIYCVSPKISARARERYRMAAAKSDEFDAYVLADTLRHQYAQWRPLAVPSPLLAELTAVSRDRQRILDMQVDTENRLRSILDAYHPCPLHLFSALDRDITLSFIRSYPTPVQAGRITAARMGAFTSRHGYSGRHKPETLVARMQPHLLSASDGTVAGKALAAKAFTEQLALLNTHLRAHDKRLGELLEAHPDTPIFTSFPGIGPVTAAVLISEMGEERSRFPSAPSLLAETGLAPVTKVSGRTRQVRFRYAANRRMRHAIDWWMFVAVREDLWSADIYQHARAAGQPHHRALRGLGARWCRILWRCWHDHNPYDPAIHHRATAA
- a CDS encoding ISL3 family transposase, giving the protein MSDGTTLLFGLPGVRVERVERDVDGTRVVHVVTADEAAAACPGCGVVSRSVKELVSTSPRDIPYGEDPITVRWHKTRWRCREDYCEKSSFTEAIAQVPARARATTRLRTAIGAAIGDAGRAVAEVAAAHGVPWPTAHRAFVAHAEERLCEPAPVAVLGIDETRRGKPRWEQCATTGRWVRVDPWDTGFVDLAGDQGLLGQREGRTGAAVIDWLAERSQEFREAVQFVAIDPAAVYATAIRTPGLLPNATLLVDHFHLVKLGNDALTKVRRRVTWDLRDRRGGKLDPEWAHRRRLLTAWERLSDKNFATMWNAIVAEDDTGQILSAWIAKEEPRTLLSTVHAGGDAHLTRHRLHRFLAWCIDSQIPELLTLAATVDTWWPEINAFIATGITNARTEGYNRLVKQVKRAACGFRNQDNSARRIRFHCTRKQRAATQTSC